The genomic DNA AGCCCTGGAACAGCTCGGCCGGGGCGGTTTTTTGCGCAAACGCGCTCTTCTTAACGAGGAAGAGACCGCGCGGCTCCTGGAAGAATTGGCTAAAGCCGTTAAGGTGCTGGCCCAAAATAAAATTGGCGCGCTGCTTGTCATTGAACGGGAAATTGGCCTTAATGACTATATTGAGACCGGTCTAAAAGTGGATGGATTGGTATCAAGTGAATTTATTATCAATATTTTTATTCCTAATACGCCCATGCATGACGGCGCGGTTATCATCCGCGGCAACCGCATCATGGCCGCCGGCTGTTTACTGCCGCTGACTGAGGATTTGTCGCTCAGCAAGGAACTTGGTACTCGCCACCGCGCCGCCATTGGCATTACCGAACAGACCGATGCCGTCGTTGTCGTGGTGAGCGAAGAAACGGGAACCATCTCTCTGGCCCGCGGCGGCCATCTTATCCGCTATTTGGATACGGAGACGCTGAAAGAAAAACTAAAACCCCTCTTCGCCACCAAAAGTTCGGCGCTAATTGATTTTCTGAACTGGAGGTGGCCCCATGGCCGGTGAGCAGGGACGGAATCTTACGGCGAAAATTTTGGCCGTCATCTTGGCCATCATTTTGTGGCTATATGTAATGAACGAGCAGAACCCGCCAATTGAGGCCACTTTTACCGTCCCGCTGGAAGTGCGGAATGTGGCGGGCGGCTTGGTTGTGG from Sporolituus thermophilus DSM 23256 includes the following:
- the cdaA gene encoding diadenylate cyclase CdaA, translating into MLLQIRGILSTITLLDIVDILIVAFVLYKLYFMIKDTRAVALLKGLVVLLFATLVSKWLGLNVINWLLQKTFSVLLVALPIVFQPELRRALEQLGRGGFLRKRALLNEEETARLLEELAKAVKVLAQNKIGALLVIEREIGLNDYIETGLKVDGLVSSEFIINIFIPNTPMHDGAVIIRGNRIMAAGCLLPLTEDLSLSKELGTRHRAAIGITEQTDAVVVVVSEETGTISLARGGHLIRYLDTETLKEKLKPLFATKSSALIDFLNWRWPHGR